A stretch of the Pan troglodytes isolate AG18354 chromosome 20, NHGRI_mPanTro3-v2.0_pri, whole genome shotgun sequence genome encodes the following:
- the LGALS7 gene encoding galectin-7, with the protein MSNVPHKSSLPEGIRPGTVLRIRGLVPPNASRFHVNLLCGEEQGSDAALHFNPRLDTSEVVFNSKEQGSWGREERGPGVPFQRGQPFEVLIIASDDGFKAVVGDAQYHHFRHRLPLARVRLVEVGGDVQLDSVRIF; encoded by the exons ATGTCC AACGTCCCCCACAAGTCCTCGCTGCCCGAGGGCATCCGCCCTGGCACGGTGCTGAGAATTCGCGGCTTGGTTCCTCCCAATGCCAGCAG GTTCCATGTAAACCTGCTGTGCGGGGAGGAGCAGGGCTCCGATGCCGCCCTGCATTTCAACCCCCGGCTGGACACGTCGGAGGTGGTCTTCAACAGCAAGGAGCAAGGCTCCTGGGGCCGCGAGGAGCGCGGGCCGGGCGTTCCTTTCCAGCGCGGGCAGCCCTTCGAGGTGCTCATCATCGCGTCAGACGACGGCTTCAAG GCCGTGGTTGGGGACGCCCAGTACCACCACTTCCGCCACCGCCTGCCGCTGGCGCGCGTGCGCCTGGTGGAGGTGGGCGGGGACGTGCAGCTGGACTCCGTGAGGATCTTCTGA
- the LOC101057158 gene encoding galectin-7, with amino-acid sequence MSVSAPGARGGAKQGGGWGLLFQRSKWAVSVPWTGLGCGLRWPLHPTLAERPPQVLAARGHPPWHGAENSRLGSSQCQQVPCKPAVRGGEDLLCGEEQGSGVALHFNPWLDTSEVVFNSKEQGSWGREERGPGVPFQRGQPFEVLIIASDDGFKAVVGDAQYHHFRHRLPLARVRLVEVGGDVQLDSVRIF; translated from the exons ATGTCCGTGAGTGCTCCAGGGGCCCGGGGCGGGGccaagcagggagggggctgggggctcCTCTTTCAAAGGAGCAAGTGGGCAGTGAGTGTGCCATGGACTGGCCTGGGCTGTGGCCTCCGG TGGCCCCTGCACCCCACTCTTGCAGAACGTCCCCCACAAGTCCTCGCTGCCCGAGGGCATCCGCCCTGGCACGGTGCTGAGAATTCGCGGCTTGGTTCCTCCCAATGCCAGCAG GTTCCATGTAAACCTGCTGTGCGGGGAGGAGAGGACCTGCTGTGCGGGGAGGAGCAGGGCTCCGGTGTCGCCCTGCATTTCAACCCCTGGCTGGACACGTCGGAGGTGGTCTTCAACAGCAAGGAGCAAGGCTCCTGGGGTCGCGAGGAGCGCGGGCCGGGCGTTCCTTTCCAGCGCGGGCAGCCCTTCGAGGTGCTCATCATCGCGTCAGACGACGGCTTCAAG GCCGTGGTTGGGGACGCCCAGTACCACCACTTCCGCCACCGCCTGCCGCTGGCGCGCGTGCGCCTGGTGGAGGTGGGCGGGGACGTGCAGCTGGACTCCGTGAGGATCTTCTGA